In Listeria cossartiae subsp. cossartiae, the DNA window ACAAATAATAGCTAAAATGATCATAGCTAAATATCGCTCGATAACGTTCCCTCCTTATTTAGTTCAATTTTTCTGAGATGTGTTGGTACAGTTGCTCTGCTTTTTCTGGTTCGATATTTACTTCGACTGCTGCTTCTTTGACTAAAGTATGCATTTTTTCTTCGTTCCAATTGTTTACTTGGAGAACGGATTCATCAAATTCTACTTTTTGCAATTCAACACCAGCAATTTTAAATAATTCCAAAGCGTACGAATGATTTTTGTAATCTTTGGCGAAATATACTTTCTTGATTCCTGCTTGAATAATTGATTTCGTACAAGCAAGACAAGGGAAATGCGTCACATATAATTCTGCATTATCTGTCGTGGCACCGAATTTGGCACATTGTAGGATAGCGTTCATTTCTGCATGAATGGTTCGGATACAGTGACCGTCTACAACATAACAACCATGTTCTGCACAGTGATCCCCACCAGCGATGGATCCGTTATATCCGCCCGCAATAATACGTTTATCTCGAACTATTGTCGCACCTACCATTAGTCGTGTACACGTGCTCCTTGATGATATTAGATGACTTTGCGCCATAAAAAACTGATCCCATGCGATCCTTTGCACATTAAAAACTCCCTTATGATTTGATAAATATTAGTATAGGTGTTCAGAAGGAAGTTCGTCAACCACTTTTATTAATTAACATCCAAATATTCTTTTAATTTTTCTACTGTCTTTTCGCCAATGCCAGAAACATTTTTTAAGTCCTCTATTGTTTGAAACAAGCCTTCTTTTTCGCGGTACTCAATAATGGCGGTTGCTTTTGAGTCACCAATACCGGGTACTTGTTGTAAATCTACTTTTGTTGCGTTGTTAATATTGATTTTATCGGTTGTACTGGTTGTTTCTCTTGTGTTTGATACAGGTAATTCTGATCCTTCTTCGCCTTTTTTGTAGACATAAATACTCATTTCGTCTTTTAACTTTTCAGCTAGGTTTAATTTGCTGTTATCCGCTTCTTCTGTGAGTCCTCCTGCCATTTTCACTACATCTTGCACTCTAGCATCAGCTGGTAATTTATACACGCCAGGTGTCCGTACTGCGCCTTTAATGTCGATGTACAAGTGATTCGACGTCTTGATTTCTTCCTTAACTGGTTTTTCTTCTTTCGTTGCGGTTTGTTTTGCCGATATCTCATCTGTTCCTCCATCTGGCAAACAAATATAAACTAATCCAGCACAAAGAATAGCAATGCCAATCAAAAAATAATTTTTGTGTTTTTTCAGTAGCTCCAACATACCTATCACCGCCTTAATATAGTATTCGCCAAAACAGTCCAAAATCCTTTTTGATAGCTAAGGCGAAAATGGCATAAAAAAAGAAAGTAATTTGAGGGAAATTACTTTCTGGCTACGAAAAAGATTCTTTCGCTTGTATTGGTTGGTTTTTCAAGGCTAAAATCAGCGTAAACATCTATTTTCGTAAAGCCGGCTTTTTTTAATATATTTTCATATGTCGTGATTGGATAGGTTCGCTCTTTGTGTAATTCGTCTACCCGGTTATACGTATCGTCTTCCCCTAAAATGTAAAAAGTTAGCTCATGTTCGACGGAATGTGGATACTCGCCAGGAAAAGAATTCCAAATGGTGGAAATTTCCTCATCACTATCTCCGTATGAATAATCTTTAAAGCCTTGCTCTATTTTAAATACAGAATGGACATCAAATAAAAATAAGCCATTTGGTTCTAAATGTGCACATACTGCTTGAATTGTATCCTCCAGTGCTTGTTCTGTCTCCAAATAATTAAGCGAATCGCAGAAACACGTGATAACATCAAATGTTTGATTTAATGCTAATTTCGACATATCTTGCTCTAAAATTGGTAAATTGATCTCAGCTGCCGCGACTTTTTCTTTGGCAACGGCCACCATTTCTGCTGATAAATCTACACCGGTAACTTGATGGCCTAGAAAGCTTAATCGTAAAGCAAATTCCGCGGTTCCGCAGGCTAAATCAAGTACTTTTTTCGGGTCGTCTCCAATAAAATCAGCAGAAAATTCTACCCATTCATCATAAAGTTCAGAATCCATGAGTCGATCATAAAATCCTGGGAAATATTCATAACTCATTTTTAATTTCTCCTTAAAAAAACAGACGAGTTAGCTTCCCGCCTGTTTCTGTTTGTTATTAAGAGACAAACGCCGCAGAAACGTCCACAAGTGGTGCGTCTCCCCATAGTTTTTCTAAGTTATAGTAAGAACGTTCTTCTTTGTGGAACACATGGATAATCACATCACCTAAGTCGATTAACACCCATTGTGCCGCATCAAAACCTTCTAAACGTTTCACATCTACTTGGTTTTCTAATGCTTTTTCTTTAATTTCACGAGCGATTGCTTGGACTTGTTTGTCTGAATTACCGTGGCAGATAACGAAATAATCCGCAAAGCTTGATAACCCCTTCATGTCTAATGCTAAAATATCCTCTGCTCTTTTATCGTCTGCTGCCTTTGCGGTCAGCATTAATGTATCGTAACTGTTCAAATTATTAATAGTCTCCTTCCAAATTTAAATTAACAAAATAATTGTAGGCATCCAAAGTATCTGGAAAAACCAATTGTTGCTTTTTAATCAAGTGCGTAATCGTATTAGATAGAGCGAATAACATCGCTTCGTCCAATGATTTAAGTGCTAATCTACGTGCTTTATATACACCGGGAAATGTTCTTCCTTGTTCTGTATAGTCGGCTAAGTAGATAAGTTTATCGAAATCAGACATCGTAGCGCTTCCTGTTGTATGCAAGCGAATAGCTTCTAGAATTTCTGTATCAGTAATACCAAATTCTTTTTCGGCCAAATAAGCGCCAACTGGAGCGTGCCACAGCGAACGATGAAATTCCAGCAAACGCGGATCGTAACCCTCGTCCTCGATGATTTTTCTTGCTTTATCATCTTCATAGTACTTGGCATAATCGTGTAATAAAGCGGTGATTCGTGCTTTTTCTACATCCATATGATAATGTTCTGCAAGTTCTACAGCTGCTTTTTCTACGCCTAAAGTGTGCGTAAAACGTGCACTAGGCATAGCTGCTTCTACTTTTTTTAGCACTTCATTTCTTTCCATAAAGTTGATGCTCCTTTATATATGACCATACTTTTTCTGGTAAAAAGGATTTCGCATGTTCGATATCATTCCTAATTTCTGTGGAAGAAATAGTCGTTTCCGGCATGTCGATTTTAACGACATCATAAGGAACTTCTGGTTGATAAAGTGGGCGATTAACCCCAACGAACGTTACCATTTTTACTAAGTCATCTATATGATACCACTTTGGCAAATATTCTACCATGTCTCCGCCGATAATAAAATAAAAATCAGTATCCGGTTGCTCGCTTATCATATCACGCATTGTATCATACGTATAGGACTTTCCCGCGCGCAGAAGTTCACGTGTATCAACTTCAAACGAATCAATACCCTCTATCATCAATTGAAGCATTTCAACACGTGCCTCACTGGAAGCCATGCCACTAATATGTTTATGTGGCGGAATTTTATTAGGTAGAAATAGAATTTTTTCAAGACCGAGCTGCTTTTTGGCCTCTTCTGCCATGTGGAGGTGCGCTAAATGCGGTGGATCAAATGTTCCGCCTAAGATACCGACTTTACGTTTCATCGCAGGTTTCCTCCAGATTTACGGCAATTTAATTTGTGGCTTGTTTACAGAAGTTTTATAGAGAATAATCGTTCTACCAATCACTTGGACGATATCTGCTCCTGAACGCGCGCTGATTTTCTCTGCAACGGTTTGTTTATCTTCTTCACAGTTTTGTAGAATGGAGATTTTAATTAATTCTCTCACTTCTAGCGCTTCTTTTACGTGAATAATTAAGTTTGGTGATACGCTTCCTTTTCCTACTTGGAAAATTGGTTGGATATTATGTGCTTCTTTTCTTAAAAAACGTTTTTGTGTAGCTGTTAACATTAGTTTCCTCCTAATTGTTCGAGTACTGCTTCTTTCATCAGTGATCGCTCTGGTTTAATACCAGTCCATATTTCAAAGGCAAGTGCCCCTTGATTAACAAACATCGGCAAGCCATTTTGGGTAATAGCTCCATTTTTCTTTGCTTCTTTTAAAAAGGCCGTTTCGGCTGGATTATAAATAATATCAGAACAAATCGTTCCTTTTGACACATTTGCCAGTGAAATCGGGCTTTTGTTTTTAGAAGCTTCAAGACCGATAGATGTGGTTTGAATGATAATCGTAAAGTCAGCCAACTTATTTTCTGCTTCTTGCAGTGTCATCGCATGGTGATTCGCGTTATCTTTCGTCATCTCTATCGCTTTTTCTGTTGTTCGGTTGGCAACGGTGATTTTGGCGTCTGTATGACTCGTAAGCGCGAGATAAATCGCCTTACTTGCCCCGCCTGCCCCAGTGATTAAAATCGAATCAGCCGCTGTAATCGGACGAATTTCTTCTAATCCTTCTAAGTAGCCTTTGCCATCTGTGTTGAATCCGTACCATTTGTCGTCTTTTCTGAGCACAGTATTCACTGCGCCAGATGCTGCTGCAAGATCTTCTAATTCGTCTAAAAATGGTAAAATGCGCTCTTTAAAAGGTGTAGTGATGTTAAAACCACGCACGCCAGAATCCATTAATTTTTTAATTTCTGTTTCAAAAGCGTCTTCTTCTATTAAAACAGAGTTATACTCCGCGTTCATTCCAAGTTCTTGGAAAATCCGATTTTGCATAGCTGGTGATAACGAGTGACGAATAGGATTTCCGATAACAACATATTTTTCCAAATGACAGGCCTCCTTAGTTTTAAACGAGTGATGTCCGGATAGTTGCGCTTACGCCTTCTGGAACCCAAGCAGTTACTTTTGCGCCACCTTCTGGAATCGTAACCCAGCCAAGTCCAGAAAAGACAATATCCGCTTTTTCTTTTACAGTAAAGGAATATGGCACGAGTTTAGGTAATGTTTTCATTCCTTCTTCGGTTGGCGGTTGAAGAACTAGTCCAGCTTGATTTTCATATAATGCTTCGGCTTTTTCTAATTTCGTGCGGTGAATTGGTAAATTGTTTGATACATAGACAACAAGCGATTTACGGCCACCTGAAACGTAATCCAAACGAGCAAGCGCGCCTAAGAACAAGGTTTGCTCTTCGTTTAATTGGAAAACGGCTGGTTTTATTTCTTTTTTAGGTGTAATAGCTTTTAATGTATTTGTATCAATGAAATGCGCCATTTGGTGATGGTTAATAATTCCTGGTGTGTCCACAAGTACATTGCCATCTGCTAATGGGATTTCGATTTTATCAAGCGTTGTTCCCGGGAATTGCGATGTTGTAATCACATTATTTTCACCAGATGCTTGTTTAATAATCCGATTGATAAGCGTTGATTTACCAACATTTGTACAACCGACAACATACACATCTTGTCCGCTTCGTAATTCATCAATTTTCTCTAAAAGGGTATCAAAACCGTGACCTTTTTCCGCGCTGACTAAAACAACATCCGTCGCCGCCAAGCCCTGCTCTTTGGCACGCGTTCTCATCCAGCGTGTTAATTTATCGCGTTTTAATGATTTTGGTAACACGTCTTCTTTGTTACCAACAAGTAATACAGGGTTGCTTCCTGCAAAACGAGGAAGTCCCGGTAACCAACTGCCATCAAAATCAAAAATATCCACCACATAGACGATTAATGCCTGCTTCGAACTAATTTGATTTAAAATGCGTAAAAAATCATCATCTGTTAGCGCAACATCTTGAATTTCATTGTAATGCTTTAGACGAAAACATCTTTTACAAATAACTTGTTCATTATTGAGGGATGATTTTGGCGCATAGCCGATTTTGTCAGGATCTTCTGTTTGAATAATGGCCCCACAACCAATACATCTTATTTCTTCTGTCAAAGTGATTCCTCCCACTTAATTTGGTTTTTCTTTTCTAATCGTTTTAAAATAACGCTTTCCATCATTCGATTTAATTTTGTCGCCATTCCATCGGTTTGTTTCACGGGACGAACAAAAATGGTTGTTAATTTTTGACGATTTCCACCGAATATATCTGTCATAATTTGATCACCAATCATCACAGTTTCTTCTGGCGTTGCATTTAGTTCTTTCAATGCCCAGCGGAAATTAGCGCCTAAGGGTTTTTTAGCCCGCGCTAAATAAGGGACATCGATTGCTTTTGCCACACGAGCAACTCGTTCTTCATTATTATTAGAAAAAATCATTACTTTGATTCCTTCTTCTTTTAATATAGTAAACCAGTTGATAACTTCATCCGTTGCATCTAGTTGATCCCATGCGAGCAGCGTATTGTCAAGATCAGTTAAAATAGTAGTCTTTCCCATTTTTCGAAGCTGCTCTGCTGTTATTCCAAATGGAGTATTCAACATTTTATCTGGTGAGAATTGCTTTAACACGTATTGGCACCTCATTCTTTTATTTAGTACAGTCTATTCTATCATACATTCAATTAGACTAATAATCTATAAATTTTACCATCTTTCTGCTTATTTTACAAAAAAAGCTTAGAAAAATGCTATAATATGAAAGGAAACGTTATATTTTTAAGGAGGCAAACAAATGTCAAAAGATTATGCATTAACATGGGATTTAGAAAATATATATGCTGGCGGCAGCGGTTCTGAAGAATTACAGCAAACGCTTCAAGAGGTAAAAGCTGATTTAGATAGCTTTGTCGCAAATGTCGCTGAATGGGAAGTTCCTGAAAATGTGGAAGCCTCTGCAGAATTTTTACTTCTAGTAAACCAAAACGCAGATATTTCGAAAATTTTACTTACAGCAGGTTCTTTTTTAGAATGTCTTGCTTCTGCTGATATCAATGATACTCGTGCAAATGAGCTTTCGGCGTTAATTTATCAATATGTCGCAACACTTGCTACTGCTGAAGATGAATGGCATGACAAATTTGCACAAGTTTCTGACCGCGTTTGGGACGAGCTAATGCAACAAAACGGTTTATCGCAAATTAGCTTTATTTTGAGTGAAGCGCGCACCAATCGCCGTAAAAAAGGCAGTAAAGAACAAGAAGCGGCTATTAATTCTTTAGCTGTCGATGGTTATCGCGGCTGGTCTGACCATTATGATACAATCGTTGGTAAACTACGCATGCACGTTACAATTGACGGAGAAGAAAAAGACGTTTCTGCTGGACAAGCGCTAAACTTATTAAACCATCCAGACCGCGCAGTTCGTCAAGCCGTTTTCAAAGAATATACACGGGTTTGGCAAGAGGAATCTCGTTTGTTTAGCGATACATTAAATCATTTATCTGGCTTCCGTTTAGCTACATATGATATTCGTAAATGGGAAAATATTCTCGATGAACCGCTTGCTATCAATCGTTTAGATGAGCAAACATTGCAATCGATGTGGAATGTTATCCAAACGAATAAACCTACTTTTGTTCGCTTTTTAGATCGCAAAGCAAACTTACTTGGTTTAGAGAAATTAAGCTTTTATGATGTGGAAGCTCCTCTTGTATTTTCAAGTGAACCGAAGAAATATACGTATCAAGAAGGCGCGGAATTTATCATTGAGCAATTTAATAAATTCAGTCCAAAAATGGCAAATTTTGCGGAATCTGCTTTTGAAAAAGGTTGGATTGAAGCAGAAGATCGTGATAACAAACGTCCTGGTGGTTTTTGTACCGACTTCCCTGTTGAGAAAGAAAGTCGTATTTTCATGACATATGATGGCGCTCCTGGTACGGTCGCTACCCTTGCACATGAGCTTGGACATGCTTTCCACTCTCACGTTATTCGCGATGAGCCTTTTGAAAACACTGATTATGCCATGAACGTTGCAGAAACTGCTTCTACTTTTGCGGAAATGATTATTGCCGATGCCTCTGTAAAAGATGCCAAAACAAAAGAAGAAAAAATTACCTTATTGGAAGATAAAATTGGTCGTAGTATTGCCTTCTTTATGAATATTCATGCTCGTTTTATTTTCGAATGTAATTTCTATGAAGCACGTAAACAAGGCGTAGTTTCCGTTGATAGACTTAATTCCTTAATGGAAGAGGCACAACGCGAAGCATATTTGGATGCGTTAGATGAGTATCATCCACAGTTCTGGGCTTCTAAATTACATTTTTATATTGCTGATGTACCGTTTTATAACTTCCCATATACGTTCGGTTACTTGTTCTCGCTTGGTATTTACCATAAAGCTCAAGCAGAAGGTGCTAGTTATGAAGATAAGTACATTGCGCTACTACAAGACACTGGCTCCATGACGACCGAACAACTTGCTGAAAAACATCTAGGAGTTGACTTACGTAAAGCTGACTTCTGGGAAGAAGCAGTTGCTCTAGCCGCTAAAGATGTAGAAGATTTCCTTGCTTTAACAGAAGAATACGTAAAATAAAAAAACGCTTGGAGCTTAAAAAACTCCAGGCGTTTTCTTTATATTGTTTTTAGTAATTCAATGATACAAGTAGCAGATTGTTTCGCAGCTAGATGGATAAACTCATCAAAAGAAATGGTCGCTTCTTGATTAGCTAAATCGGAAATAGCACGAATAATTAAAAATGGGATATCGAATTGATAAGCCACTTGCGCAATTGCCGCTGCCTCCATTTCAACTGCTTTCACATCCGGGAAAAAAGTGCGGATTGTTTCATGCTGGTCTGGACGCATAATGAACGAATCATTTGTGATTACTAAACCATACACTGCTTTATTTTCACTTGCAGCAAAATTTTCGCGGTAAATTGTCTCTGCTTTTTTAAGAAGAACTGCATCCCCTTGGTAAAAAGCTGGCATGCGTGGAACTTGACCATATGTGTAGCCGAATTCAGTTACGTCTACATCCCCATATGCTAAGCGATCAGAAATTATAAC includes these proteins:
- a CDS encoding YqeG family HAD IIIA-type phosphatase, with the translated sequence MLKQFSPDKMLNTPFGITAEQLRKMGKTTILTDLDNTLLAWDQLDATDEVINWFTILKEEGIKVMIFSNNNEERVARVAKAIDVPYLARAKKPLGANFRWALKELNATPEETVMIGDQIMTDIFGGNRQKLTTIFVRPVKQTDGMATKLNRMMESVILKRLEKKNQIKWEESL
- the yqeH gene encoding ribosome biogenesis GTPase YqeH, with translation MTEEIRCIGCGAIIQTEDPDKIGYAPKSSLNNEQVICKRCFRLKHYNEIQDVALTDDDFLRILNQISSKQALIVYVVDIFDFDGSWLPGLPRFAGSNPVLLVGNKEDVLPKSLKRDKLTRWMRTRAKEQGLAATDVVLVSAEKGHGFDTLLEKIDELRSGQDVYVVGCTNVGKSTLINRIIKQASGENNVITTSQFPGTTLDKIEIPLADGNVLVDTPGIINHHQMAHFIDTNTLKAITPKKEIKPAVFQLNEEQTLFLGALARLDYVSGGRKSLVVYVSNNLPIHRTKLEKAEALYENQAGLVLQPPTEEGMKTLPKLVPYSFTVKEKADIVFSGLGWVTIPEGGAKVTAWVPEGVSATIRTSLV
- a CDS encoding class I SAM-dependent DNA methyltransferase; the encoded protein is MSYEYFPGFYDRLMDSELYDEWVEFSADFIGDDPKKVLDLACGTAEFALRLSFLGHQVTGVDLSAEMVAVAKEKVAAAEINLPILEQDMSKLALNQTFDVITCFCDSLNYLETEQALEDTIQAVCAHLEPNGLFLFDVHSVFKIEQGFKDYSYGDSDEEISTIWNSFPGEYPHSVEHELTFYILGEDDTYNRVDELHKERTYPITTYENILKKAGFTKIDVYADFSLEKPTNTSERIFFVARK
- the yqeK gene encoding bis(5'-nucleosyl)-tetraphosphatase (symmetrical) YqeK, which codes for MERNEVLKKVEAAMPSARFTHTLGVEKAAVELAEHYHMDVEKARITALLHDYAKYYEDDKARKIIEDEGYDPRLLEFHRSLWHAPVGAYLAEKEFGITDTEILEAIRLHTTGSATMSDFDKLIYLADYTEQGRTFPGVYKARRLALKSLDEAMLFALSNTITHLIKKQQLVFPDTLDAYNYFVNLNLEGDY
- the yhbY gene encoding ribosome assembly RNA-binding protein YhbY, which gives rise to MLTATQKRFLRKEAHNIQPIFQVGKGSVSPNLIIHVKEALEVRELIKISILQNCEEDKQTVAEKISARSGADIVQVIGRTIILYKTSVNKPQIKLP
- a CDS encoding 5'-methylthioadenosine/adenosylhomocysteine nucleosidase, with amino-acid sequence MTIGIIGAMEEEVELLKNTMPSVEEIVIGGAKFYVGEISGKEVVLLESGIGKVNAALGTTLMADRFKPEVIINTGSAGGMAEGLAVGDVIISDRLAYGDVDVTEFGYTYGQVPRMPAFYQGDAVLLKKAETIYRENFAASENKAVYGLVITNDSFIMRPDQHETIRTFFPDVKAVEMEAAAIAQVAYQFDIPFLIIRAISDLANQEATISFDEFIHLAAKQSATCIIELLKTI
- a CDS encoding M3 family oligoendopeptidase: MSKDYALTWDLENIYAGGSGSEELQQTLQEVKADLDSFVANVAEWEVPENVEASAEFLLLVNQNADISKILLTAGSFLECLASADINDTRANELSALIYQYVATLATAEDEWHDKFAQVSDRVWDELMQQNGLSQISFILSEARTNRRKKGSKEQEAAINSLAVDGYRGWSDHYDTIVGKLRMHVTIDGEEKDVSAGQALNLLNHPDRAVRQAVFKEYTRVWQEESRLFSDTLNHLSGFRLATYDIRKWENILDEPLAINRLDEQTLQSMWNVIQTNKPTFVRFLDRKANLLGLEKLSFYDVEAPLVFSSEPKKYTYQEGAEFIIEQFNKFSPKMANFAESAFEKGWIEAEDRDNKRPGGFCTDFPVEKESRIFMTYDGAPGTVATLAHELGHAFHSHVIRDEPFENTDYAMNVAETASTFAEMIIADASVKDAKTKEEKITLLEDKIGRSIAFFMNIHARFIFECNFYEARKQGVVSVDRLNSLMEEAQREAYLDALDEYHPQFWASKLHFYIADVPFYNFPYTFGYLFSLGIYHKAQAEGASYEDKYIALLQDTGSMTTEQLAEKHLGVDLRKADFWEEAVALAAKDVEDFLALTEEYVK
- a CDS encoding ComE operon protein 2 translates to MQRIAWDQFFMAQSHLISSRSTCTRLMVGATIVRDKRIIAGGYNGSIAGGDHCAEHGCYVVDGHCIRTIHAEMNAILQCAKFGATTDNAELYVTHFPCLACTKSIIQAGIKKVYFAKDYKNHSYALELFKIAGVELQKVEFDESVLQVNNWNEEKMHTLVKEAAVEVNIEPEKAEQLYQHISEKLN
- the aroE gene encoding shikimate dehydrogenase, producing MEKYVVIGNPIRHSLSPAMQNRIFQELGMNAEYNSVLIEEDAFETEIKKLMDSGVRGFNITTPFKERILPFLDELEDLAAASGAVNTVLRKDDKWYGFNTDGKGYLEGLEEIRPITAADSILITGAGGASKAIYLALTSHTDAKITVANRTTEKAIEMTKDNANHHAMTLQEAENKLADFTIIIQTTSIGLEASKNKSPISLANVSKGTICSDIIYNPAETAFLKEAKKNGAITQNGLPMFVNQGALAFEIWTGIKPERSLMKEAVLEQLGGN
- a CDS encoding nicotinate-nucleotide adenylyltransferase, translating into MKRKVGILGGTFDPPHLAHLHMAEEAKKQLGLEKILFLPNKIPPHKHISGMASSEARVEMLQLMIEGIDSFEVDTRELLRAGKSYTYDTMRDMISEQPDTDFYFIIGGDMVEYLPKWYHIDDLVKMVTFVGVNRPLYQPEVPYDVVKIDMPETTISSTEIRNDIEHAKSFLPEKVWSYIKEHQLYGKK
- the rsfS gene encoding ribosome silencing factor, with product MNSYDTLMLTAKAADDKRAEDILALDMKGLSSFADYFVICHGNSDKQVQAIAREIKEKALENQVDVKRLEGFDAAQWVLIDLGDVIIHVFHKEERSYYNLEKLWGDAPLVDVSAAFVS
- a CDS encoding helix-hairpin-helix domain-containing protein; amino-acid sequence: MLELLKKHKNYFLIGIAILCAGLVYICLPDGGTDEISAKQTATKEEKPVKEEIKTSNHLYIDIKGAVRTPGVYKLPADARVQDVVKMAGGLTEEADNSKLNLAEKLKDEMSIYVYKKGEEGSELPVSNTRETTSTTDKININNATKVDLQQVPGIGDSKATAIIEYREKEGLFQTIEDLKNVSGIGEKTVEKLKEYLDVN